In Zingiber officinale cultivar Zhangliang chromosome 8B, Zo_v1.1, whole genome shotgun sequence, a single genomic region encodes these proteins:
- the LOC122015578 gene encoding equilibrative nucleotide transporter 3-like encodes MSNHMQNLEFDKTKGRFTALFTIWLLGNGTLFAWNSIITIGDYYASLFPMYHPMKALTFVYQSFALVTTAILAYHEARLNTRCRNLLGYSLFFSSSLGLIVLDLATMGKGGLGIFIGVCIASAVFGVAGGYVAGGMVGDISLMCPELIISFMAGFAAAGTLTATLRLVTKSAFESSDDGLRKGAMLFLTISTSFELICVFLYAFIFPKLPMVKYYRAKAASEGSKTVTADLAAAGIQLSTNVAAAMEDPNQFERLSNKELLLQNIDYVLDIFLIYVLTLSIFPGFIAEDTRSHSLGSWYTLVLITMYHVWDLVGGYVPLLKPVKLVSRKGLIFASLSRFLFIPAFYFTAKHGDQGWMIMLTSVLGLSHGYLSVCIFSEAPKGYKGPEQNALGNLLSAVLTAGIFLGIGLSWLWLIGKGL; translated from the exons ATGAGTAACCACATGCAAAACTTGGAATTCGACAAAACGAAG GGAAGATTTACTGCGTTGTTTACAATCTGGCTGCTTGGAAATGGAACTCTTTTCGCCTGGAACAGCATAATAACCATTGGGGATTACTATGCTTCTCTCTTTCCA ATGTACcatccaatgaaagcactcacgTTTGTCTACCAATCTTTTGCCCTGGTAACAACAGCCATACTAGCATATCACGAAGCAAGACTTAATACTAGATGTCGAAATCTGTTAGGCTACTCACTCTTCTTCTCAAGCTCACTTGGCCTAATTGTG TTAGACTTAGCGACGATGGGTAAAGGTGGGTTGGGCATCTTCATTGGTGTCTGCATAGCGAGTGCAGTGTTTGGTGTTGCCGGCGGTTATGTTGCAGGAGGAATGGTTGGTGATATATCTTTGATGTGCCCAGAGCTTATTATT TCCTTCATGGCTGGGTTTGCAGCTGCTGGGACTCTGACGGCTACTTTAAGATTAGTCACAAAATCAGCATTTGAGAGTTCAGATGATGGCCTTCGCAAGGGGGCAA TGTTGTTTCTTACAATCTCAACATCCTTTGAGCTGATTTGCGTCTTTCTTTACGCATTTATATTTCCTAAATTACCGATGGTCAAATACTACCGAGCAAAAGCTGCTTCTGAGGGATCAAAGACGGTTACTGCTGACCTTGCTGCTGCTGGTATTCAATTATCGACAAACGTTGCAGCT GCGATGGAGGATCCGAATCAGTTTGAGCGCTTAAGTAACAAAGAGCTTCTACTTCAAAATATCGATTACGTGCTTGACATCTTCCTAATATATGTCTTGACACTGTCAATTTTCCCTGGTTTCATAGCCGAAGATACAAGATCACATAGCTTGGGATCATG GTATACACTCGTTTTGATTACCATGTACCATGTTTGGGACCTTGTGGGTGGATATGTACCTCTTCTAAAGCCGGTCAAGTTGGTATCAAGGAAAGGCCTCATATTTGCTAGTCTCTCGCGTTTCCTCTTCATCCCAGCATTCTATTTCACAGCGAAGCATGGAGATCAAGGGTGGATGATAATGTTGACGTCCGTCTTGGGACTTAGCCATGGCTACCTTAGTGTTTGTATTTTTTCAGAAGCACCAAAAGGATACAAG GGTCCGGAACAAAATGCATTGGGGAATTTGTTGTCTGCAGTTCTGACTGCAGGTATTTTCTTAGGCATTGGACTCAGCTGGTTATGGCTAATTGGCAAAGGTTTGTAA